From the genome of bacterium:
CCCGTGTATGAACACCTCTACCGCGTCGTCGCGCTGCCGGACCTCGCCCGGCTCGCGGCGGTTGGCATGGCCGGCGGCTTCGTGCACGTGTTCGACACCGTGACGGGGCGCCTTGTCGAGCGAATCCCCGCGGGGCGCAACATCGCCGATATCAAGCTCTGGCCGGGCATGCCGGGCGTGCTCGTCGCCGCGACCGAGGAGAGGCAGGTGCACGCAATCGACCTTGCCCTTTTGAAGATTGAACGCTCGTTCGAATTCCCGGAGCCGATCGGATACATCGCGGTGGGGGAAAGCGGGCGCGTCGCCGCGGCGGCGACCGGCGTCTTCGCGGTGAGTCGAACCGGCGCGCGGTTGAAGGAAGGGCGCGTTTACCTTTTCAACCCCCATGAGAACGCGGCGCCCCGGGCGTCCGACGCGCTCGTCGCCGGGACAGCCTCCCGCGAGCCGATCTTCGTTCGGGACGACACGCTGCTGCTGGTGCCGAATTTCGGCGCGGCCACCGTGAGCGCGTTTGACGTCGAAACGCGCAAGCTCTACCGCACGCTCGACGTAGGCGCGGGGCCCGAGCGCGTCGTCACGGGCCCGGACGGGAACCTGGCGTACGTCATGAACACGCGCGGCGCGTCCGTGACGGTGATCCGCCTTTCGCCGCTCGAGGTGGTGCGTCATGTGCCGCTGCCCGGCAACCCGGAGCGCGCCGTCGTCAGCCCGGACGGGCGGTTCCTCATCGCGACGCTTCCGCGGCCGCGCGGCGGCGACGACGGTGACGGTGAGCCAATGCCGTCGCCGTCCTGGGCGCCGTTTTTTGTTGACGGCGCCCGCGCGCCGGCGATTGACGACTCCCCCGGCAACCGCGTCGTGCTCGTCGATCTGCGAACCTTCACCGTCGCGGATATCATCCCCGCGCGCGACGACCCGGCGGATATCGTCTCGTCCGCGGACGGCCGCCGCGTGTTCGTCGCGAATTTCGGCGACGATTCGGTTTCGATTTTCGAATAAGAATCGAGGCACGACCGGTAGAGCCCGGCCCGCGACGAGACTTGGCGTCAAATCCGACGCCGGACCGTCCGGGCGGGGAACCGGGCGGCGCCGTCTCGTATGACGCCGAAAATTCTCCCTTTTTCTTTTGCGCGTTTTGTGGCAAGCGCGAACTTCATGCTCCGACGGTTTGCAATCGGCGGCCCGGACGAGGCGGGCGGCGCGCCGCCGTCGTTTCTCGACCGCTTCGGCCCGCTTGTCGCGCTCGCCGCGGGCGTGGCGATGTTCGGCGCCGCCATGTTCAGCACGCCAGGCGGATTTGTCGGGCCGGACAGCTACCGCAATCACGATTTTCTCATCGCGGCGACGCACGACGCCATCGCGCGCGACACCATCCTGAACCACCATCGCCTGCCGGGGCACAGCCATCTGGTGGGCGGCGGATATCCCGTATCGGCGCACCCGTCATCCGGCGCATACAGCCCGCTTTTCATTCCGAGCCTCCTTTTCGGCGAGCGCATCGGTCTGCGTATCGCGATGATCGTCAGCCTGTTCGTCGGCGGTTGGGGCGTGTTCCTCCTTGCGCGCGACCGATATGAGTTGACCGACCGCGCGGCGACCGTCGCGGCGCTCTCGTTCGTGCTCGCCGGGTGGTATCCCTCGCGCATACTCGTCGGTTTTTATGAGACGACGGTCTGGCTGCTGTTTCCCATGGCGCTTTACCTGGCCATCGAGACGCGCCGGCGCCTTTCGCGGTTTTTCGCGGCGGCGGTCATCATGATGACCGCGTTCATGCAGGGGCTCTCCGGCGGCGCTCTGTTCATGATCTGGGCGACGGCGCACGCGGCGGCCGGGATCGGCACGCGGCTTGTCGAGCAGCGCTGGAAGACGGCGTTGCGCCTCATCGTTGTCGCGGCCGTGGCGTGCCTTCTTGGCGCGGTGAAGTTCGTTCCGATGACTGAGCTGTTTTACGAAGGCAACCTGAACCGCTTGGGGCGGAAGCTGGCCGCGATGATGCCGGACGACCCGGAAGAGCAATTCTTGTTCCGGCGATCCTCAACATTTTATCACACGCGTCTTGACGCCAATAACCCGTCCGTCTTTCTTCCGCCAAGCCCGCGCGCGCTGGAGTTTTTGACGGCTCAAACCGAGTTGCACGGGCGCTACGAGTTGACCCCTGACGGCGCCATGCTCGCCATCGAACCCGAATACGCGCACGTGGGGCTCGCGTGGGCCGCCGTCGTCCTTGCGATCGTCGGGGCGGCGCTCGGCGGACGCGCCGGACGGCGCGTGGCGGTTTCGCTTCTTGTCATCTTGTGGATTTCGCTCGGTTCGAACGCGCCCATCGATCTGTTCCGCCCGCTGCACATGCTTCCGGTCATCAACCGCATCTCGCGGCCGATGCAATACCTCGGCTTTTTTCTCGTGTTCGAATTCGCGCTCGCGGCGGGGATCGGTTTCGCGGCGATCGAACGTCATCTGCCCGAGCGCCGGTACGCCCGTGCATCGTGGTTTGTGCTGATCGTGCTGGCCCTCTTGCCAAACGCCTTGCTTGGCGCGCAACGGATCGCCCAGCGCTTTTCGCTTCCCCTCGAGTGGCCCGAGCACGAGCCGACATACTATCAGGTGGCTCTCGCGCGCCCGCAACTCAAGGAACAGCTATCCGTCGGTTGGGGGAGCACCTACCTTAACGTGCTCCGCGGCGTCGGTTCGATCGTCTGGGATGACGCGATCGTGCTGCCGCGGGACGCGCAACCGAAATATTACGTGGACGATTACGGCGGGATCGCGCCGGCGCCCGAATACCGAGGCGAAGCGTGGTTCGATGCGCCGGGCAATGAGGTTCTCGACCAGGACATCGGGCCCGACCGCATCGTCATCGCGCTCGAGATGACGCAACCCGGGACGCTTATCGTCAACCAGAACCACGATCGCCGGTGGCAATCGAGCGCCGGGCGCGTGTGGGATTCCGCGGGATTGCTCGCGGTCGATATCAAACGGCCGGTCAGCCATATCGAGCTGCGTTATCGCTACAGCGCGCGCGACGTGGGACTCACGATTTCGCTTGCGACGCTGGCCACGTTCGCCGCCGGCCCGTGGATCCGGCGCCGGTGGACGCGGCGGCGCGCGGCACGCGGCGCGCTGTAGCCGTCCGCGCTCCGAATGGCGGCTTTCGGGCTTGGGGCGCGGCCTCACCGGCTACGATCGAATGGCCAATTGCGTCGAGCGGCCCGCGCCGGTAAGGATGACGCAATGCGAACGACGCGCCCCATCGCGAATCCGATCCTGCTCGCGGGCGTTATCGGCCTTTCGCTCCTTCTGAGCTGTTCGTTCGACGATCGCGATGCCGGCGACATGGGTGCGGGCGCGATCGAACCAGACGCGGCATCGGTCGACGATGACACGCCGGAAACCGCGGACGACGACACGGCCGCGCCGCCGCGTTGCACCGACGCCGACGGCGAGGCGCCGACGGCCGATAACCTCGCGCCGAAATTTTCGCCGGAGTATTACGCCGAGCAGAGCCGCATCTACTTCGACACGCTCGATTCGTACGCCGATCCCGACTCGATCCCCAACTACTCCACGCACGTCGCGCGCTGGGAGTGGCCGCCGTGGCTGAAGCTGACGGGTTTCGGGCGCGAGGCGATGATCCTCATCGACAAGGTGCTGCGCCTGTACCCGACCGAGGTGCCCGTGCGCGATTGCCGCGCGTTCGAAACGCAGCCGTTCGGGCGATGCCGCGTGGAGTTCTCGTACAACGGCGGGCCGGCGTGCCCGATCTACGAGGAATTCACGTTCAACGACGCGGGCGAGGTGACGTTCATCGAGGCGTGGTCGGACTTTCCGCCGTATTTTCCGTCCGCGCCGGACGATCCATTCGCCGAGAATCCGGATGTGAGTCGTCTTGCCACGAAGATCCCCGGCCTCGGGCGCGCCGACGGGCGCATCGACCTTGACGGCGATTGCACGAAGCAAGCCGCGCAAGAGGACACGGACGTCGCGGACTTCGTCCGTCACGCGAAAAACCCGATCGCGTTCTACATCCGCGACTTTCTGGATTTCGGCGCGGAGAGCTTTGAGTCGGGTTGCGGATGGGAGATCGCCCGGTAGCATGGCTTTTGTCCATGTCCGATTTGTGGCAAGCGGGTATGTCCGCCATTGCGCGAGGAGGCCTCGACCGTGAAACAAACGTGCGCGTGCATTGCGATGCTCGCGGCCTTTTTTGCCGCCGCGCTTCTTGCCGGATGCTTCGACGAAACCGAAGACGGTGAATTCGCCGGCGCGATCGGTGGCGATCCCGTTCTTGGCGACGACGACGATGACGACGGGCGGCAAGACGACGATCGCATTGATGACGACGAGGACGGACCTGGCGACGCGGGCGAAAATCCTTTCGGGCTCGAGTGGGTCGCGCTCGATGGCGGCGAGTTCCTCATGGGGTGCTCTCCCGGCGACGCCCAGTGCCGCGACGAGGAGACGCCGCGCCACATCGTGACCGTCGAGGCGTTTTCCATCACGCAAATCCCCGTCACGCAGGCGCAATACGAGGCGGCGACGGGCGTGAATCCGAGCTTCCACGCCGATTGCCCGGGCTGCCCCGTCGAGCAGGTGACGTGGTTCGACGCGGACGCCTTCTGCGAGCTTGCGGGCGGTCGCCTTCCGACCGAAGCCGAGTGGGAGTACGCCGCGCGCGGCGGCACCGACGGCGTGACGTATTGCGCGGGCGCGGATTGCCTTGGGGATATCGCCTGGTTTCTCGGAAACTCGGACGGCCGGACGCACCCCGCCGGCGAAAAGGCGCCAAACGAATTCGGATTGTTCGACATGGTCGGCAACGTGTGGGAGTGGGTCGCCGATTTCCATGACCCCGCGTATTACTGGCACTCGCCGTCGCGCGATCCGCGGGGACCGGAGAGCGGCGCGTGGCGCACCGTGCGCGGCGCGGGCGCGTACAATAATGATGCGTCGTTCCTTCGCATCTCGTTTCGCAACTTCGACGAACCGACGGACGCGAGCCGCGCGACGGGCTTCCGGTGCGCGCGGTGATTGCGGAATGCGGAATGAATCGCAATCCGACGGTACACAGAGGTCACGGAGAAGACACGGAGGACACGGAGGAATGAAACGGACATTGCGATGACTTTTCAGACCTCCAGACTTCTGCCGCACCCACAAAGTCGGCATTGTTCTTCGGGAAAGGACGCCATGATCAGGACGATTTCTCTCATCACCGCCTTCGTCTTCATCGCTACGTTTGCGCTTTCCTGCGATGGCGGCGCGAATCGAACCGAACAGCCGCCGTCGCCGGAGGGACCGTCCGAGGAAGATCTGGCGCTCGCCGAGCTCGACATGCTGCTTGGCGAAGACGGCGAGCCGGACCGCGAGTCGGTGCGCGGCGCGTTCCGCTGGCTGACGGATATCTTCGCGACGTATCGCGGCGATCCGGCCGACGACTACCTGTTTTCGCCCGACGAGTTGCACGAATTGGCGCAGCTTGGCGTCGGCCTTCCGGTCGCGGACGCGTGGCGCGTGATCCACGACGAGCTCAAGCGCCGCTATCCCGGCAAGATCGCCGACGACTTGCGCTGGACGTTCAACAGCGCGGGGACGGCGTTTTGCCAGATCGCGATCGTGTACGCCTCGACGAAGGAATACGTCGCGTTTTTCGGAACGCCGATCGGCGCGGAAGGCTTCTCGGGCCGCTACGCCGCGGATGTGTGGGATCTCATGATCGACGGCGAGATGTGGACCTACGTGCCCGGCCAGTTCGAGCCGACGGTGTACCTTGCCGGCGACCTCGCGTATTTGCCGCGCGACGGCGGCAAGGGTGTTCGATACGTCGACCATGCGTGGATGATCGACTACGGCCGCGGCAACATCATCAGCATGTTCCCGTTTGGCGTCATCGCCCCGGCGCTGTTCACCACGCTCGACTACAAGAGCGCGTGGGAACAGTTCGTGGATTACGGCAAGCTCGTCGTCAAGGATTTTCTGAACCCGTGACCTTTACGCACTATCGCCCGCGCGAGGGGCATCCCGATTGGCTGTCGCTTTTCGCCGAGGCGCGCGAGGCGGCCGGTCGCCTGCGCGGGTTGCAGGCGCCGCCCCGGAGCCGGACCGCCGACCTCGGGCGCGTCGCGCGCTCGATCCGGACGGCTGCGTCGAACTACATCGAAAATCGCCGCCGCGCCCGCGCGGGGCGCGAGG
Proteins encoded in this window:
- a CDS encoding YncE family protein; amino-acid sequence: PVYEHLYRVVALPDLARLAAVGMAGGFVHVFDTVTGRLVERIPAGRNIADIKLWPGMPGVLVAATEERQVHAIDLALLKIERSFEFPEPIGYIAVGESGRVAAAATGVFAVSRTGARLKEGRVYLFNPHENAAPRASDALVAGTASREPIFVRDDTLLLVPNFGAATVSAFDVETRKLYRTLDVGAGPERVVTGPDGNLAYVMNTRGASVTVIRLSPLEVVRHVPLPGNPERAVVSPDGRFLIATLPRPRGGDDGDGEPMPSPSWAPFFVDGARAPAIDDSPGNRVVLVDLRTFTVADIIPARDDPADIVSSADGRRVFVANFGDDSVSIFE
- a CDS encoding formylglycine-generating enzyme family protein, translating into MKQTCACIAMLAAFFAAALLAGCFDETEDGEFAGAIGGDPVLGDDDDDDGRQDDDRIDDDEDGPGDAGENPFGLEWVALDGGEFLMGCSPGDAQCRDEETPRHIVTVEAFSITQIPVTQAQYEAATGVNPSFHADCPGCPVEQVTWFDADAFCELAGGRLPTEAEWEYAARGGTDGVTYCAGADCLGDIAWFLGNSDGRTHPAGEKAPNEFGLFDMVGNVWEWVADFHDPAYYWHSPSRDPRGPESGAWRTVRGAGAYNNDASFLRISFRNFDEPTDASRATGFRCAR